A single window of Osmia bicornis bicornis chromosome 14, iOsmBic2.1, whole genome shotgun sequence DNA harbors:
- the LOC114875908 gene encoding uncharacterized protein LOC114875908, whose product MQDKNNTCTRKRVSKNRRTYTCSECKYESNRNYNVMRHQERIHWNLRLHVCCGIQFFNKGDYYVHCEQTHPHTRLYRMTSRNKYKITNESFDHHITDTQISNSWKLQLKQQFSNKISIIDQRLTRKLKSKLTLRYLGTCSDFEDIPLMNFLTDQRLESYLKILPCSKSPSNVTKRDNRSKKQNQSVKIAISSTQNVEKELSEDGVSNYQTKVSSSSSISLKLPTKKLILHRFRSDVVQKCEIPLRERNNNCDVQVDLAEKQAEENTPSVRCNRAKKYKRFNRGNKENVSKFPFNLEEQLNLKLDRNITVPVATQLHRDFLDAIDFDQYKIF is encoded by the exons ATGCAGGATAAAAATAACACGTGTACACGGAAACGAGTCTCGAAGAATAGAAGGACTTACACCTGCTCCGAATGCAAATACGAAAGTAATCGTAATTATAACGTGATGCGTCATCAAGAGAGGATACATTGGAATTTGAGGCTACACGTTTGTTGCG GGATACAGTTCTTCAACAAAGGTGATTATTACGTACACTGCGAGCAAACGCACCCACACACGAGATTGTACAGGATGACATCaagaaataaatacaaaattaccaACGAATCGTTCGATCATCATATCACCGATACACAGATCTCTAATTCGTGGAAGTTGCAGCTGAAGCAACAattctcaaataaaatttccatCATTGATCAGAGATTGACGAGAAAGTTGAAGTCAAAATTGACTCTGAGGTATTTGGGTACATGCAGTGATTTTGAAGATATACCTCTGATGAACTTTTTAACCGATCAGAGACTCGAATcctatttgaaaatattaccCTGTTCGAAATCACCTTCGAACGTAACCAAACGTGATAATAGATCTAAGAAACAAAATCAAAGCGTGAAAATTGCAATCTCCTCTACGCAAAACGTGGAAAAAGAGTTGTCCGAGGATGGTGTAAGTAATTATCAGACGAAAGTATCTAGTTCGTCATCGATCTCGTTAAAATTGCCAACGAAGAAGCTTATTCTGCACCGATTTAGAAGCGACGTGGTGCAGAAATGCGAAATACCTCTGCGCGAACGGAATAATAATTGCGATGTACAAGTGGATCTTGCGGAAAAGCAAGCCGAAGAAAATACACCCTCGGTCCGTTGTAATCGAGCAAAAAAATATAAACGATTTAATAGAGGGAACAAAGAAAACGTTTCgaaatttccatttaatttgGAAGAACAATTGAATCTAAAATTGGACAGAAACATCACTGTGCCTGTAGCGACTCAATTACACAGGGATTTTTTGGATGCTATCGATTTCGAtcaatacaaaatattttaa
- the LOC114875901 gene encoding arrestin domain-containing protein 17-like isoform X1: MEEAKDTEADQSIVATLSKSMGFQRIDIVFDHPQQVYYSGQHISGNVHLDLDEPMNALGIRLKCKGEAQVYFTDRSAGIRRKFSAFENYLHVETYLVGDGKEKSMITGGVYPFSLTLPENLPCSFEGRYGRVRYSIRALLDVTTIYRFSTNIIPFTVAPILDLNRDRLAPLPISVQQSKVYMGQTEALSMSMILPVHGYVPGQTIPIRINMDNQSTVVLKKIRIVLKKVVTYHSSEKSRKHKEIVVEVEQPVSRNSDTYDVTFDVPAVPPTGMIHCNIIDVLYTLKVEACVDVSEWYYRMFQKNLKLRTTIVIGTIPIQTYETPQKTGNVTEDSQFQPLRTMATDEYGNDTSSLKNADRERTAKPSLSLPLYEKSQIYRSSKPDRDDPTGDEGDSDGEVTPYSPMYRVYKFNSSQRRNN, translated from the exons ATGGAGGAGGCGAAGGATACTGAAGCCGATCAATCGATCGTTGCAACCTTATCGAAAAG CATGGGATTTCAACGCATCGACATCGTGTTCGATCATCCTCAGCAGGTTTATTACAGTGGACAGCACATTTCGGGAAATGTTCATCTAGATTTGGACGAACCTATGAACGCTTTGG GAATTAGGCTTAAATGCAAAGGTGAGGCTCAGGTGTATTTCACGGATCGATCAGCCGGCATACGACGTAAGTTTTCGGCGTTCGAGAATTACCTTCACGTGGAAACTTATCTCGTCGGTG ATGGCAAAGAAAAGTCTATGATAACTGGCGGCGTCTATCCGTTCAGCCTGACGCTTCCGGAGAATCTGCCGTGCAGTTTCGAGGGCCGATACGGACGTGTACGGTACTCGATTAGGGCATTGTTGGACGTAACGACCATTTATCGGTTTTCCACCAATATTATTCCATTCACGGTGGCGCCCATTCTTGACCTTAATCGAGATCGCCTCGCTCCT TTGCCTATAAGCGTTCAACAATCTAAGGTATACATGGGTCAGACGGAAGCTCTCAGTATGTCCATGATACTTCCGGTACACGGTTACGTTCCTGGTCAAACTATACCCATAAGGATAAACATGGACAACCAATCCACAGTCGTACTTAAGAAAATCAGAATCGTTTTGAAAAAA GTGGTGACTTATCATTCCTCGGAAAAGTCTCGTAAGCACAAAGAGATCGTAGTTGAAGTAGAACAGCCTGTTAGTAGAAATTCTGACACGTACGACGTCACTTTTGACGTTCCTGCAGTACCACCCACAGGGATGATCCACTGCAACATCATCGACGTTCTGTATACGCTTAAA GTCGAAGCCTGCGTAGACGTGAGCGAGTGGTACTACAGAATGTTTCAGAAGAATTTGAAGCTACGCACGACTATAGTAATCGGCACTATACCGATTCAAACTTACGAGACACCGCAAAAAACGGGCAACGTGACGGAGGATTCGCAGTTTCAACCATTGCGTACAATGGCTACGGATGAATACGGCAACGACACGTCTTCGCTGAAAAACGCGGACAGAGAGAGAACTGCAAAACCGAGTTTGTCTC TGCCATTGTACGAGAAAAGTCAAATATATCGATCCTCGAAACCGGACAGAGATGATCCCACGGGAGACGAAGGTGACAGCGACGGAGAAGTTACACCGTATTCGCCTATGTATCGTGTGTACAAATTTAATTCATCCCAAAGGAGGAATAATTAG
- the LOC114875901 gene encoding arrestin domain-containing protein 17-like isoform X2, with product MEEAKDTEADQSIVATLSKSMGFQRIDIVFDHPQQVYYSGQHISGNVHLDLDEPMNALGIRLKCKGEAQVYFTDRSAGIRRKFSAFENYLHVETYLVGDGKEKSMITGGVYPFSLTLPENLPCSFEGRYGRVRYSIRALLDVTTIYRFSTNIIPFTVAPILDLNRDRLAPLPISVQQSKVYMGQTEALSMSMILPVHGYVPGQTIPIRINMDNQSTVVLKKIRIVLKKVEACVDVSEWYYRMFQKNLKLRTTIVIGTIPIQTYETPQKTGNVTEDSQFQPLRTMATDEYGNDTSSLKNADRERTAKPSLSLPLYEKSQIYRSSKPDRDDPTGDEGDSDGEVTPYSPMYRVYKFNSSQRRNN from the exons ATGGAGGAGGCGAAGGATACTGAAGCCGATCAATCGATCGTTGCAACCTTATCGAAAAG CATGGGATTTCAACGCATCGACATCGTGTTCGATCATCCTCAGCAGGTTTATTACAGTGGACAGCACATTTCGGGAAATGTTCATCTAGATTTGGACGAACCTATGAACGCTTTGG GAATTAGGCTTAAATGCAAAGGTGAGGCTCAGGTGTATTTCACGGATCGATCAGCCGGCATACGACGTAAGTTTTCGGCGTTCGAGAATTACCTTCACGTGGAAACTTATCTCGTCGGTG ATGGCAAAGAAAAGTCTATGATAACTGGCGGCGTCTATCCGTTCAGCCTGACGCTTCCGGAGAATCTGCCGTGCAGTTTCGAGGGCCGATACGGACGTGTACGGTACTCGATTAGGGCATTGTTGGACGTAACGACCATTTATCGGTTTTCCACCAATATTATTCCATTCACGGTGGCGCCCATTCTTGACCTTAATCGAGATCGCCTCGCTCCT TTGCCTATAAGCGTTCAACAATCTAAGGTATACATGGGTCAGACGGAAGCTCTCAGTATGTCCATGATACTTCCGGTACACGGTTACGTTCCTGGTCAAACTATACCCATAAGGATAAACATGGACAACCAATCCACAGTCGTACTTAAGAAAATCAGAATCGTTTTGAAAAAA GTCGAAGCCTGCGTAGACGTGAGCGAGTGGTACTACAGAATGTTTCAGAAGAATTTGAAGCTACGCACGACTATAGTAATCGGCACTATACCGATTCAAACTTACGAGACACCGCAAAAAACGGGCAACGTGACGGAGGATTCGCAGTTTCAACCATTGCGTACAATGGCTACGGATGAATACGGCAACGACACGTCTTCGCTGAAAAACGCGGACAGAGAGAGAACTGCAAAACCGAGTTTGTCTC TGCCATTGTACGAGAAAAGTCAAATATATCGATCCTCGAAACCGGACAGAGATGATCCCACGGGAGACGAAGGTGACAGCGACGGAGAAGTTACACCGTATTCGCCTATGTATCGTGTGTACAAATTTAATTCATCCCAAAGGAGGAATAATTAG